In Stenotrophomonas sp. ASS1, the following proteins share a genomic window:
- a CDS encoding class I SAM-dependent methyltransferase, giving the protein MSAFDTPTPASAAGQQWNAQDYAIDAGFVPLLGGAVSRLLDPRAGERILDLGCGDGVLSTELALSGARIHGVDASPELVIAARARGVDAQVMDGHALTFNAEFDAVFSNAALHWMGNPDRVLEGVRRALRPGGRFVAEFGGHGNVATIIAAVQAARVAHGHGASAFPWYFPTADAYADRLRQHGFQVQLIECTPRPTALPTGVAGWLRVFAAPLLDDLPAEARATVREATTALLADLPRNAAGQPLADYVRLRVLARRR; this is encoded by the coding sequence ATGAGCGCCTTCGACACCCCCACCCCGGCCAGCGCCGCTGGCCAGCAGTGGAACGCCCAGGACTATGCGATCGACGCCGGCTTCGTGCCGCTGCTCGGCGGCGCTGTATCGCGCCTGCTCGACCCGCGCGCCGGTGAACGCATCCTCGACCTGGGCTGTGGCGATGGCGTGCTCAGCACCGAGCTGGCGCTCAGCGGCGCACGCATCCACGGTGTGGATGCGTCGCCAGAACTGGTGATCGCCGCGCGTGCGCGCGGTGTCGATGCGCAGGTGATGGATGGCCACGCGCTGACCTTCAACGCTGAGTTCGATGCGGTGTTCAGCAACGCTGCACTGCATTGGATGGGTAACCCCGACCGCGTGCTGGAAGGCGTGCGCCGCGCGCTGCGCCCCGGCGGCCGCTTCGTCGCCGAGTTCGGTGGCCATGGCAACGTGGCCACGATCATCGCGGCGGTGCAGGCCGCGCGCGTGGCCCACGGCCATGGTGCCAGCGCCTTCCCGTGGTACTTCCCCACTGCCGATGCCTACGCCGACCGCCTGCGCCAGCATGGCTTCCAGGTGCAGCTGATCGAGTGCACGCCGCGCCCGACCGCACTGCCGACCGGCGTGGCCGGCTGGCTGCGGGTATTCGCCGCACCGCTGCTGGACGACCTGCCGGCCGAGGCACGCGCCACCGTGCGCGAGGCAACCACCGCACTGCTGGCCGATCTGCCGCGCAACGCCGCCGGCCAGCCGCTGGCCGATTACGTGCGGCTGCGGGTACTTGCCCGTCGCCGCTGA
- the leuC gene encoding 3-isopropylmalate dehydratase large subunit → MTSAPRTLYDKLWDAHVVVPESDSAPAVLYIDLHLIHEVTSPQAFTELRERGLSPRRPDRTKATMDHSTPTLPAAADGTLPYASAASEAQVATLARNCAEHGIELFDMASDNRGIVHVIAPEQGFTQPGMTIVCGDSHTSTHGAFGSLAFGIGTSEVGHVLATQCLLQRKAKTFAITVDGPLAPGVGAKDVVLHIIGVIGVNGGTGHVIEFRGSTIEAMDMEQRMTLCNMSIEAGARAGMVAPDQVTFDFVAATPRGPKGADFDAAVARWQQLRSDDGARFDSEVRIDAADIRPTLTWGTHPGTAIAVDAPIPAANDAAAQKGLDYMHFQAGKALAGTPVDVVFVGSCTNGRLSDMREVAQVLRGRRVADRVRMLVVPGSEIVKREAEAEGIHEIVRAAGAEWREPGCSMCIAMNGDLVAPGQLAVSTSNRNFEGRQGPGSRTLLASPMSAAWAAVNGHVADTRDLFAQEVA, encoded by the coding sequence ATGACCTCCGCACCCCGCACCCTGTACGACAAACTGTGGGACGCCCACGTGGTTGTCCCTGAATCCGACAGCGCGCCCGCCGTGCTGTACATCGACCTGCACCTGATCCACGAGGTGACCTCGCCGCAGGCGTTCACCGAGCTGCGCGAACGCGGCCTGTCACCGCGCAGGCCGGACCGCACCAAGGCGACGATGGACCACTCCACGCCGACCCTGCCAGCCGCCGCCGACGGCACGCTGCCCTACGCCAGCGCCGCTTCCGAGGCGCAGGTCGCCACGCTGGCGCGCAACTGTGCTGAGCACGGCATCGAACTGTTCGACATGGCCTCGGACAACCGCGGAATCGTCCACGTGATCGCGCCGGAACAGGGCTTTACCCAACCCGGCATGACCATCGTCTGTGGCGACAGCCACACCTCCACCCACGGTGCGTTCGGCTCGCTGGCGTTCGGCATCGGCACCAGCGAAGTCGGCCACGTGCTGGCCACGCAGTGCCTGCTGCAGCGCAAGGCCAAGACGTTCGCCATCACCGTCGATGGCCCGCTGGCGCCGGGCGTCGGCGCCAAGGATGTGGTCCTGCACATCATCGGCGTGATCGGCGTCAATGGTGGCACCGGCCATGTGATCGAGTTCCGTGGCAGCACCATCGAAGCGATGGACATGGAACAGCGCATGACCCTGTGCAACATGTCGATCGAGGCCGGCGCACGCGCAGGCATGGTGGCGCCGGACCAGGTCACCTTCGACTTCGTCGCCGCGACCCCGCGTGGCCCCAAGGGCGCCGACTTCGACGCCGCCGTGGCCCGCTGGCAGCAATTGCGCAGCGATGACGGCGCGCGCTTCGACAGCGAAGTGCGCATCGACGCCGCTGATATCCGCCCGACCCTGACCTGGGGTACGCATCCGGGCACCGCCATCGCAGTGGATGCGCCGATTCCCGCAGCCAACGATGCCGCCGCACAGAAGGGCCTGGACTACATGCACTTCCAGGCCGGCAAGGCGCTGGCGGGTACGCCGGTGGATGTGGTGTTCGTCGGCTCGTGCACAAACGGCCGCCTGAGTGACATGCGCGAAGTGGCGCAGGTGCTGCGTGGTCGTCGCGTCGCTGACCGCGTTCGCATGCTGGTGGTGCCGGGCTCGGAGATCGTCAAGCGCGAGGCCGAGGCCGAAGGCATCCATGAGATCGTGCGCGCGGCCGGTGCCGAATGGCGCGAGCCGGGCTGCTCGATGTGCATCGCCATGAATGGCGATCTGGTCGCGCCCGGCCAGCTGGCCGTGAGCACCAGCAACCGCAATTTCGAGGGCCGCCAGGGCCCCGGTTCGCGCACGCTGCTGGCCTCGCCGATGAGCGCGGCATGGGCCGCAGTGAACGGGCACGTTGCCGACACCCGCGACCTGTTTGCACAGGAGGTGGCGTGA
- the leuD gene encoding 3-isopropylmalate dehydratase small subunit, whose product MAGFRTLTSASVVLRQTNIDTDQIIPARFLSTTERAGLGRNAFNDWRWQADGSPVADFAFNQPHNAGRSILLAGRNFGCGSSREHAPWALTDLGLRAIVSSEIADIFRGNSLKNGLLPIVLDEADVQALMQRPDDELTIDVAARELRTPDGRVYSFPLDGFSQTCLLEGVDQLGYLLGRVPEIERYESEHAR is encoded by the coding sequence ATGGCCGGCTTCCGTACCCTGACCTCGGCCAGCGTGGTGCTGCGCCAGACCAACATCGACACCGACCAGATCATTCCGGCGCGGTTCCTGTCCACCACCGAACGCGCCGGCCTGGGCCGCAACGCGTTCAATGACTGGCGCTGGCAGGCCGACGGCTCGCCGGTGGCCGACTTCGCCTTCAACCAGCCGCACAACGCCGGCCGCAGCATCCTGCTGGCGGGCCGCAACTTCGGCTGCGGTTCCTCGCGCGAGCATGCACCGTGGGCACTGACCGACCTGGGCCTGCGCGCCATCGTCAGCAGCGAGATCGCCGACATCTTCCGCGGCAACTCGCTGAAGAACGGCCTGCTGCCGATCGTACTGGACGAAGCCGACGTGCAGGCGCTGATGCAGCGCCCGGACGACGAGCTGACCATCGACGTGGCCGCGCGTGAGCTGCGCACGCCCGATGGGCGCGTCTATTCCTTCCCGCTGGATGGCTTCTCGCAGACCTGCCTGCTGGAAGGTGTCGACCAGTTGGGGTATCTGTTGGGCCGTGTCCCTGAAATTGAACGTTACGAGAGTGAGCATGCACGCTGA
- the leuB gene encoding 3-isopropylmalate dehydrogenase produces MHAEIVVLPGDGIGPEVAAAAVAVLKAFAERFNHTFTFSEHDIGGVAIDRHGEPLPASTLTACQAANAVLLGAVGGPKWSDPNAKVRPEQGLLAIRKALGLYANLRPVRTHEAALHASPIKAELLQGVDFVVVRELTGGIYFGDKTRDADSASDLCRYTVAEIERVLRSAFRLARQRRGKVTSVDKANVLETSRLWRDVAARIGREEFPDVALEHQLVDSMAMHLLAKPREYDVIVTENMFGDILTDEASMLAGSLGLLPSASLGEPGAVGIYEPIHGSAPDIAGKGIANPYATIFSAAMLLRHSLGLEAEAAAVEAAVHAVLDDGVFTADLAAKGQAVSTAAATDAVLAKLN; encoded by the coding sequence ATGCACGCTGAAATTGTTGTCCTGCCCGGTGATGGCATCGGCCCGGAAGTGGCCGCCGCCGCGGTTGCGGTCCTGAAGGCCTTCGCCGAACGCTTCAACCACACCTTCACCTTCAGCGAGCACGACATCGGTGGCGTCGCCATCGATCGCCATGGCGAGCCATTGCCCGCCTCTACGTTGACCGCCTGCCAGGCCGCCAACGCGGTGCTGCTGGGTGCGGTCGGCGGCCCGAAGTGGTCCGATCCCAACGCCAAGGTGCGCCCGGAACAGGGCCTGCTGGCGATCCGCAAGGCGCTGGGCCTGTATGCCAACCTGCGCCCGGTGCGTACCCACGAAGCCGCACTGCACGCCTCGCCGATCAAGGCCGAGCTGCTGCAGGGGGTGGACTTCGTGGTGGTACGCGAGCTGACCGGTGGCATCTACTTCGGCGACAAGACCCGCGACGCCGACAGCGCCAGCGACCTGTGCCGCTACACCGTGGCCGAGATCGAACGCGTGCTGCGCAGTGCCTTCCGCCTGGCCCGGCAGCGCCGCGGCAAGGTCACCTCGGTGGACAAGGCCAATGTGCTGGAAACCTCGCGCCTGTGGCGTGACGTGGCCGCGCGCATCGGCCGCGAGGAGTTCCCGGACGTTGCGCTGGAGCACCAGCTGGTCGATTCGATGGCGATGCACCTGCTGGCCAAGCCGCGCGAGTACGATGTGATCGTGACCGAGAACATGTTCGGCGACATCCTCACCGACGAAGCCTCGATGCTGGCCGGCTCGCTCGGCCTGCTGCCGTCGGCCTCGCTGGGCGAGCCCGGTGCGGTCGGCATCTACGAGCCGATCCACGGTTCGGCCCCGGACATCGCCGGCAAGGGTATCGCCAACCCATACGCGACGATCTTCAGCGCCGCGATGCTGCTGCGCCATTCGCTGGGGCTGGAAGCGGAAGCCGCTGCGGTGGAAGCGGCGGTGCACGCCGTGCTGGATGATGGTGTGTTCACTGCCGACCTGGCGGCGAAGGGCCAGGCCGTCAGCACCGCTGCCGCCACCGACGCGGTGCTGGCCAAACTCAACTGA
- a CDS encoding SDR family oxidoreductase encodes MTDHSLKGKTVLIAGGAKNLGGLLARDFASQGAKAIVIHYNSAATQADAEATVAAVQAAGSKAVALQGDLTSAAAMERLFADAVAAVGRPDIAINTVGKVLKKPMLEISEAEYDEMSAVNAKSAFFFLKEAGRNVNDGGRICTLVTSLLGAFTPFYSSYAGTKAPVEHFTRAASKEFGERGISVTAIGPGPMDTPFFYPAESADAQAYHKTAAALSPFTRTGLTDIADIVPWIRFLVTDGWWMTGQTILVNGGYTTK; translated from the coding sequence ATGACCGACCATTCCCTCAAGGGCAAGACCGTGCTGATCGCCGGTGGCGCCAAGAACCTGGGCGGGCTGCTGGCCCGCGACTTTGCCAGCCAGGGCGCCAAGGCCATCGTCATCCACTACAACAGCGCCGCCACCCAGGCCGATGCAGAAGCAACCGTTGCCGCCGTGCAGGCCGCTGGCAGCAAGGCGGTGGCGCTGCAGGGCGACCTGACTTCGGCCGCAGCGATGGAGCGCTTGTTCGCCGATGCCGTGGCTGCAGTCGGCCGGCCGGACATCGCCATCAATACCGTCGGCAAAGTGCTGAAGAAGCCGATGCTGGAGATCAGCGAAGCCGAGTACGACGAGATGAGCGCGGTCAATGCGAAGTCCGCGTTCTTCTTTCTCAAGGAAGCCGGTCGAAACGTCAATGACGGCGGTCGCATCTGCACCCTGGTCACCTCGTTGCTGGGCGCGTTCACGCCGTTCTATTCCAGCTACGCCGGTACCAAGGCGCCGGTCGAGCACTTCACCCGTGCGGCGTCGAAGGAGTTCGGTGAGCGCGGCATCTCGGTGACGGCGATCGGCCCCGGTCCGATGGACACGCCGTTCTTCTATCCGGCCGAGAGTGCCGATGCGCAGGCGTACCACAAGACGGCTGCGGCACTGTCGCCTTTCACCCGTACCGGCCTGACCGACATCGCCGACATCGTGCCGTGGATCCGTTTCCTGGTCACCGATGGCTGGTGGATGACCGGGCAGACCATCCTGGTCAATGGTGGGTACACCACCAAGTAA
- a CDS encoding LysR family transcriptional regulator, translating to MDRIDRFRIFTRVVECASFTRAADQLGLPRSTVSAAVAELEQRLGTRLLQRSTRRVSTTHDGDVFHARCLRLIAEVEDAESLFRQDDAQPVGLLKIDVPSRIGRRILAPALPDFFARHPQVEVDLGMTDRAVNLIEDGCDAVLRVGQLGDSSLVARMLGQLDFVNVAAPAYLREHGVPQHPADLQQHRAVNYASPTTARVEPWEWQDGGQLRTLPMPGWVRVNSAEASIACCVAGLGLLQIPRYDVQAELQSGALVEVMPQHVAQPLPVTLLQPHRQHRAQRVQVFIEWLLPVLRSGLQLQ from the coding sequence ATGGACCGGATCGATCGCTTCCGCATCTTCACCCGGGTGGTGGAATGCGCCAGCTTCACCCGCGCCGCCGACCAGCTCGGCCTGCCCCGCTCCACCGTTTCCGCGGCGGTGGCCGAGCTGGAGCAGCGGCTCGGCACCCGCCTGCTACAGCGCTCGACCCGGCGGGTCTCCACCACCCACGATGGCGACGTGTTCCATGCCCGCTGCCTGCGCCTGATCGCAGAGGTTGAAGACGCCGAATCGTTGTTCCGACAGGATGACGCACAGCCGGTGGGCCTGCTGAAGATCGACGTGCCCAGCCGCATCGGCCGCCGCATCCTCGCCCCGGCCCTGCCCGACTTCTTCGCGCGCCATCCGCAGGTTGAAGTGGACCTGGGCATGACCGACCGCGCGGTGAACCTGATCGAAGACGGCTGTGATGCGGTGCTGCGGGTCGGCCAGCTGGGTGACTCCAGCCTGGTGGCCCGCATGCTGGGACAGCTCGACTTCGTCAACGTCGCCGCGCCGGCCTACCTGCGCGAACACGGCGTACCGCAGCATCCTGCCGACCTGCAGCAGCACCGCGCGGTGAACTACGCATCGCCGACCACGGCGCGGGTGGAACCGTGGGAATGGCAGGACGGTGGCCAGCTGCGCACGCTGCCGATGCCTGGCTGGGTACGGGTAAACAGCGCCGAGGCCTCGATCGCGTGCTGCGTGGCGGGGCTGGGGTTACTGCAGATTCCGCGCTACGACGTGCAGGCCGAACTGCAATCTGGTGCGCTGGTGGAAGTGATGCCACAGCACGTGGCGCAACCGCTGCCGGTGACCCTGTTGCAACCGCATCGGCAGCACCGCGCGCAACGCGTGCAGGTGTTCATCGAATGGCTGCTGCCGGTGCTGCGGAGCGGCCTGCAGCTGCAGTAA